From the genome of Nicotiana sylvestris chromosome 2, ASM39365v2, whole genome shotgun sequence, one region includes:
- the LOC104230561 gene encoding pentatricopeptide repeat-containing protein At5g39350, with translation MNGPSKPLSKKLTNLKRVVETTATAAEQCKSLLDHCAKTKSLRSTKGVHGYTITLGLLQSLSSTHLLSLLTAAYAICGHTSYARKVFDELPQRTLLAYRSMIRMYTEKGLPNVALKLFGEMLRSDKHKPDRHTFPYVIRACSDLFLLQQGVVIHGLTVISGFMWDTFVGNSLLTMYMSCGDKKGARRVFDAMQARTIVTWNTMISGYCRNDSPKEALMTFKRMEDAGVDADCATVLSLLPACGRLKDFEMGREVHSLVEELSFWDNLSVRNAVVDMYVKCSRMDEARLVFEKMIDRDVVTWTTMIHGFISDGDIKNALWFSQRMQLEGVKPNAVTLSSLLAACASLPHLRLGKCLHAWAIRQDLQSDVNVETGLIDMYAKCNCFRLGYQVFAKTSKKRTVPWNAILSGCLHNELAREAIELFKLMLSEAVKPNDATLKSVLPAFAIEADLRQALSIHSYLVRSGFVTRTEVATGLVDIYSKCGNLDNSHKIFNGIPKKERDIILWSTLIAGYGMHGHGETSLSLFNQMVQSGIKPNEVTFTSVLHACAHAGLVDDGLCLFNFMLRNHSDSLRTDHYTCMVDLLGRAGRLEEAYELIKTMILEPSHAIWGALLGACVIHENVELGELAARWLFKLEPENTGNYVLLGKIYSAVGRWKDAENVRVLMDEIGLVKTPAQSVIGATSR, from the coding sequence ATGAATGGCCCATCTAAGCCACTGTCCAAGAAATTGACGAACCTTAAACGAGTCGTTGAAACAACTGCCACAGCAGCAGAGCAATGCAAGTCTCTCCTAGACCATTGCGCCAAAACCAAATCTTTAAGAAGCACCAAAGGAGTCCATGGCTATACCATTACCCTCGGCCTCCTTCAATCCCTCAGCTCCACCCATTTGCTTTCTCTGCTGACAGCAGCATATGCAATCTGTGGTCACACTTCGTACGCTCGTAAAGTGTTCGATGAATTGCCTCAACGAACCTTACTGGCATACAGGTCCATGATTAGGATGTACACCGAGAAGGGGTTGCCTAACGTTGCGCTCAAACTCTTTGGGGAAATGCTGCGATCTGATAAACACAAGCCTGACAGACATACTTTTCCGTATGTGATTAGGGCATGCAGTGACTTGTTCTTACTTCAGCAGGGTGTTGTTATTCATGGGTTGACTGTTATAAGTGGGTTTATGTGGGACACTTTTGTGGGAAATTCACTTTTGACCATGTATATGAGTTGTGGAGATAAGAAGGGCGCTAGGAGGGTCTTTGATGCAATGCAGGCTCGAACCATTGTGACCTGGAACACTATGATCAGTGGGTATTGCCGAAATGATAGTCCCAAGGAGGCCCTAATGACTTTCAAGAGAATGGAAGATGCTGGTGTTGACGCTGATTGTGCCACTGTGCTTTCCCTATTGCCTGCGTGTGGGCGTCTGAAGGATTTTGAGATGGGTAGAGAGGTTCACTCACTGGTCGAAGAATTAAGTTTTTGGGACAATTTGTCTGTTAGGAATGCTGTCGTTGATATGTACGTTAAGTGCAGTAGAATGGATGAGGCAAGGTTGGTTTTTGAGAAGATGATTGATAGAGACGTGGTGACTTGGACTACAATGATCCATGGGTTCATTTCAGATGGTGACATAAAAAATGCGCTGTGGTTTTCTCAAAGGATGCAGCTTGAAGGTGTAAAGCCGAATGCGGTAACTCTGTCATCACTTCTTGCTGCATGCGCCAGTTTGCCTCATTTGAGGCTTGGTAAATGCTTGCATGCTTGGGCTATAAGGCAGGACCTTCAGTCTGATGTTAATGTAGAAACTGGCCTTATTGACATGTATGCTAAATGCAATTGTTTTAGACTTGGCTATCAGGTGTTTGCAAAGACTAGCAAGAAGAGGACTGTCCCATGGAATGCAATTTTGTCTGGGTGCCTTCATAATGAGCTTGCAAGAGAAGCGATAGAGCTTTTCAAGCTAATGTTATCAGAAGCTGTCAAACCAAATGATGCAACCCTGAAAAGTGTACTTCCTGCATTTGCAATTGAAGCTGATCTCAGGCAAGCGTTGAGCATACACAGCTATCTTGTAAGATCCGGATTTGTTACAAGAACTGAGGTAGCTACTGGTTTAGTTGATATATACTCAAAATGTGGAAACTTAGATAATAGTCACAAGATCTTCAATGGGATACCCAAGAAAGAAAGAGACATAATTTTGTGGAGTACGTTAATAGCTGGTTATGGGATGCATGGGCACGGCGAGACGTCTCTGTCACTGTTTAATCAGATGGTGCAATCTGGGATCAAACCTAACGAAGTCACTTTCACCTCGGTTTTGCATGCTTGTGCTCATGCTGGTTTGGTGGATGACGGTCTTTGTTTGTTTAATTTCATGCTTAGAAATCACTCTGATAGTCTTAGAACAGATCATTATACCTGTATGGTTGATCTTCTAGGTCGAGCCGGACGACTTGAGGAAGCATATGAACTTATAAAAACTATGATTCTCGAACCAAGTCATGCCATCTGGGGTGCACTGCTAGGGGCCTGTGTGATACATGAAAATGTGGAACTGGGAGAATTGGCTGCAAGGTGGCTATTTAAGCTGGAGCCAGAGAACACAGGAAATTATGTACTGTTGGGAAAGATCTATTCTGCAGTTGGAAGATGGAAAGATGCAGAGAATGTGAGAGTTTTGATGGATGAAATCGGACTAGTAAAGACTCCAGCTCAAAGTGTCATTGGGGCGACAAGTAGGTga
- the LOC104210411 gene encoding BAG family molecular chaperone regulator 8, chloroplastic, giving the protein MASHHHYHHHPTVAATNPTPISAVCYCYSCYPTPSPYPHPPPTNPPHSTPPYTHYPTPQTHFCASHLTSPPPPYNPPTQCQCQPLNQNHQYFQEVDHRVNKIPEQQTQRIVTSLLRRIAALESSLRRSSSISPRSRQSLRDAAARTIQTHFRAFLARRSRTLRQLKQLASIKTTLNILKSSVSGKPHFDTQAVSHRAMDLLVKLDSIQGDDQLIRDGKRSINNELTRFMKVINGVSVFSSRVVKNVRSGNKSRVFNSDREVELGTNLNEAIDKFVATVNESEEEEEEEEHLKNPRVSEARKSGVLRRNRDEGGLKPKQKKSVSFAENVDGQESFDADEIELMKNLSRRVEKIGALSKDDAEVDEEEDGGRYSGSSDNEIMDPNYYISRKDDGYNERNVRDEDENETESFLFSAPLPVKMEARAAADYINNRKKGVKIVDN; this is encoded by the exons ATGGCTTCTCACCATCACTACCACCACCACCCCACGGTGGCCGCCACCAACCCCACCCCTATCTCCGCCGTCTGTTACTGCTATTCTTGTTACCCCACCCCATCCCCGTACCCTCATCCTCCACCAACAAATCCACCACACTCCACTCCCCCTTATACCCACTACCCCACTCCACAGACTCACTTCTGTGCTTCCCATCTAACCTCACCCCCACCACCCTACAACCCTCCTACCCAGTGTCAATGCCAACCCCTTAACCAAAATCATCAATATTTTCAAGAAGTCGATCATCGAGTCAACAAAATACCAGAACAGCAAACTCAACGCATTGTTACATCTCTTCTCCGTCGGATCGCCGCCTTAGAATCTTCCCTCCGCCGCAGCTCTTCTATTTCTCCTCGTTCTCGTCAGTCCCTACGCGATGCTGCAGCGCGTACTATTCAAACGCACTTCAGAGCCTTCCTTGCTCGTAGATCGAGAACCCTCCGGCAGCTAAAACAGCTGGCTTCCATCAAAACAACTCTCAATATTCTCAAATCGTCAGTTTCTGGTAAACCCCATTTTGATACTCAAGCTGTTTCTCACAGAGCTATGGATTTACTTGTTAAACTTGATTCTATTCAG GGGGATGATCAATTAATTAGAGATGGTAAAAGGTCGATAAACAACGAACTGACTAGATTTATGAAGGTAATTAATGGGGTTTCGGTATTTTCAAGTAGAGTAGTGAAGAATGTGAGGAGTGGCAACAAATCTAGGGTTTTTAACAGTGACCGTGAAGTGGAACTTGGCACAAATCTTAACGAAGCCATCGATAAGTTTGTTGCTACGGTAAAtgaatctgaagaggaagaggaagaggaggagCACCTAAAAAATCCTAGAGTTTCTGAAGCTAGAAAATCTGGGGTTTTAAGACGAAATAGGGATGAAGGTGGGCTTAaaccaaaacaaaagaaatcTGTGAGCTTTGCAGAAAATGTTGATGGGCAAGAATCATTTGATGCTGATGAGATAGAGCTGATGAAAAACCTTAGCAGAAGAGTTGAAAAAATTGGAGCTTTATCCAAGGATGACGCTGAAGTTGATGAGGAAGAAGATGGAGGCCGGTATAGTGGAAGTAGTGATAATGAAATAATGGATCCAAATTACTACATTTCAAGAAAAGATGATGGTTATAATGAAAGGAATGTGAGAGATGAGGATGAGAATGAAACTGAGAGTTTCTTGTTCTCAGCACCATTGCCTGTGAAGATGGAAGCTAGAGCTGCAGCTGATTATATCAACAACAGGAAAAAGGGTGTCAAGATAGTTGACAATTGA
- the LOC104210404 gene encoding zinc finger protein ZAT9-like: MEETPEQKHRCRFCNQSCSSGRSLGGHMRVHLDLISAEKKQKIEAENKMGSEEEEEGDNHFDNLSISEQSDCSMSQEKGNNISTNDVDDIDSVGYGLRENPRKSWRVSELKLSSMKTKNLCKECGKEFSSTQALSGHLRTHSKKGTTEKSHICEKCGKGFASTRALYGHMKVHVKRSRDDQESESSKQSLSDFETVCPIRKKRSKIKYKTDANPESSYAISEVEETEEAAKTLMMLSCGVRDWDEYLSISKPLKNENVSIPETKAGCSDSGCVDGYEKKCENEVINDEFSGKLMMINTEITRVCYSTTILGLDNDPRSDLAFLNSCSVKNAGVDFQVLNPEKNFVSDMVNSQLERIDNSPVELGTIGVMRTSPEPIKSKDHKCPICFKIFPSGQSLGGHKRAHYTGFNESKTKETMVKKLEDLTDNHRSFDLNNPVNVVDGGEKDVVELNLWWVGGSS, encoded by the coding sequence ATGGAAGAAACACCAGAACAGAAGCATAGATGCAGGTTTTGTAACCAGAGTTGCAGTAGTGGGAGGTCATTGGGAGGTCACATGCGGGTTCATTTAGACTTGATTTCAGcagaaaagaaacagaaaattgaAGCTGAAAACAAGATgggttctgaagaagaagaagaaggtgataATCATTTCGATAATTTGAGCATTTCAGAGCAATCTGACTGTAGCATGAGTCAAGAAAAGGGCAATAATATCAGCACTAacgatgttgatgatattgactCAGTTGGTTATggtttaagagaaaatccaagaaaatctTGGAGGGTTTCTGAGTTAAAGCTTAGCTCTATGAAAACGAAAAACCTCTGTAAAGAATGTGGCAAAGAATTTTCCTCTACACAAGCTCTATCAGGTCATTTAAGGACTCATTCGAAAAAAGGAACAACTGAAAAAAGTCATATTTGTGAGAAATGTGGTAAAGGTTTTGCTTCAACGAGAGCTCTTTATGGTCATATGAAAGTTCACGTGAAAAGATCAAGGGATGATCAAGAATCTGAATCATCAAAACAAAGTTTGTCTGATTTTGAGACTGTGTGTCCAATTCGGAAGAAGAGATCAAAGATAAAGTACAAGACTGATGCAAACCCTGAATCCTCTTATGCAATTAGTGAAGTTGAAGAAACGGAAGAGGCTGCTAAGACTTTGATGATGCTTTCTTGTGGTGTGAGAGACTGGGATGAATACCTTTCAATTTCAAAGCCTCTTAAAAATGAAAATGTCTCAATTCCTGAGACTAAGGCTGGCTGTTCTGATTCTGGCTGTGTTGATGGTTATGAAAAGAAGTGTGAAAATGAGGTAATAAATGATGAATTTTCAGGCAAGTTGATGATGATCAACACTGAGATTACAAGGGTCTGTTACTCTACTACCATACTGGGATTGGATAATGATCCAAGGTCGGATCTTGCTTTTCTGAATTCTTGTTCAGTCAAGAATGCAGGGGTTGATTTTCAGGTGCTGAATCCAGAGAAAAACTTTGTATCTGATATGGTCAATTCCCAGCTTGAAAGAATTGATAATAGTCCAGTTGAATTGGGAACAATTGGAGTAATGAGGACAAGTCCTGAGCCTATCAAAAGCAAGGATCACAAATGTCCAATATGTTTCAAGATTTTTCCATCAGGCCAATCTTTGGGAGGCCACAAAAGGGCTCATTATACTGGATTCAATGAAAGCAAAACTAAAGAGACTATGGTGAAAAAATTGGAGGATCTTACTGATAATCATAGAAGTTTTGATTTGAATAATCCTGTAAATGTTGTGGATGGAGGGgaaaaagatgttgttgagcTCAACCTTTGGTGGGTTGGTGGAAGTAGTTGA
- the LOC104210395 gene encoding UDP-glucose 6-dehydrogenase 3, translated as MVKICCIGAGYVGGPTMAVIALKCPNIEVAVVDISVPRITAWNSDQLPIYEPGLDDVVKQCRGKNLFFSTDVEKHVREADIVFVSVNTPTKTRGLGAGKAADLTYWESAARMIADVSKSDKIVVEKSTVPVKTAEAIEKILTHNSKGINFQILSNPEFLAEGTAIEDLFKPDRVLIGGRETPGGQKAIQTLKDVYAHWVPEDCIITTNLWSAELSKLAANAFLAQRISSVNAMSALCEATGANVSQVSYAVGKDSRIGPKFLNASVGFGGSCFQKDILNLVYICECNGLPEVAEYWKQVIKINDYQKNRFVNRVVASMFNTVSNKKVAILGFAFKKDTGDTRETPAIDVCKGLLGDKARLSIYDPQVQEDQIQRDLSMNKFDWDHPLHLQPMSPTTKKLVSVTWDAYEATKDAHAVCILTEWDEFKTLDYQRIYENMQKPAFIFDGRNVVNVDKLREIGFIVYSIGKPLDAWLKDMPAVA; from the coding sequence atggTGAAGATTTGCTGCATAGGAGCTGGATATGTTGGTGGCCCCACCATGGCCGTCATTGCACTCAAATGCCCTAACATTGAAGTGGCCGTTGTTGATATCTCTGTGCCTCGCATCACTGCCTGGAATAGTGACCAGCTCCCCATCTATGAGCCAGGCCTTGACGATGTAGTTAAGCAGTGCCGAGGCAAGAACCTCTTTTTCAGCACAGATGTGGAGAAACATGTACGTGAGGCTGATATAGTTTTTGTTTCTGTCAACACCCCTACCAAGACCAGGGGTCTTGGAGCAGGCAAGGCTGCAGACCTTACGTACTGGGAGAGTGCAGCCCGTATGATTGCCGATGTCTCGAAATCTGACAAAATTGTTGTTGAGAAATCAACTGTTCCAGTCAAAACTGCTGAGGCAATTGAAAAAATTTTGACCCACAACAGCAAGGGAATTAACTTCCAGATCCTCTCAAACCCTGAATTTCTTGCAGAGGGTACCGCAATTGAAGACCTCTTTAAACCTGACAGGGTCCTAATTGGAGGCCGGGAAACTCCAGGAGGCCAGAAGGCTATCCAGACATTGAAGGATGTTTATGCTCATTGGGTTCCTGAAGACTGTATTATTACCACCAACTTGTGGTCCGCTGAGCTCTCAAAGTTGGCTGCCAATGCATTCTTGGCACAAAGAATCTCTTCTGTGAATGCCATGTCAGCTCTATGCGAGGCTACTGGAGCGAATGTTTCACAGGTGTCATATGCTGTTGGTAAGGACTCAAGGATTGGTCCCAAGTTCCTCAACGCTAGTGTTGGTTTTGGTGGATCTTGCTTCCAGAAGGATATTCTGAACCTGGTTTACATTTGTGAGTGCAATGGTCTGCCTGAGGTTGCTGAATACTGGAAACAAGTTATCAAGATCAATGACTATCAGAAGAATCGTTTTGTCAACCGCGTTGTAGCCTCTATGTTCAACACAGTCTCAAACAAGAAAGTTGCAATCCTAGGTTTTGCTTTCAAGAAAGACACTGGTGATACCCGAGAGACCCCTGCTATTGATGTATGCAAGGGACTGTTGGGGGATAAGGCTAGGTTGAGCATATATGATCCTCAGGTGCAAGAGGACCAAATCCAGAGAGACCTCTCGATGAACAAGTTTGACTGGGATCATCCCCTTCACCTCCAGCCAATGAGTCCCACAACCAAGAAACTAGTCAGTGTTACTTGGGATGCCTACGAGGCAACAAAGGATGCCCATGCTGTCTGCATTCTCACAGAGTGGGACGAGTTCAAGACCCTTGATTACCAGAGGATATATGAAAACATGCAAAAACCCGCTTTCATTTTTGATGGCAGGAATGTTGTGAACGTTGACAAGCTAAGAGAGATTGGCTTTATTGTCTACTCAATTGGTAAGCCGCTCGATGCCTGGCTTAAGGACATGCCTGCTGTCGCTTAG